The genomic DNA CCGACGCCTGAAGGGCGTTGGCACCCCGAAGGGGCGGGGCGGCCGCTTGCGGCCGGGCGAGTCCGGCGCAGGGTGTGGCCTGCCAAGCGGAGCGCGGAGGCCGAAGGCCGGAGGCGTTAGCGGCCGCTGCCCGCGTAAGCGGGGCGAGACGGGAACCGGCTCGATGCGCAGCACAGCAGAGCGGCCCCGAAGGGGTAACGCCCTGTGTGGCATCAGGATTTAGCACAATGTCAGAACATAAACTGGAGAGATCACCGGCAAGCAGCTGCAAAGGGGCGGCACAGCCGCCCCGATGGCTGTTACTTGTCTTTGTCGCGTAGCACTTTGATTAGGCCGGTTACGGCCGTAATCAGAGCGGCCAGCGAGGTGATGATTTGCGGTAGGTTTTCGAGGATGGTAGAGGTCATATAGCACCTGTAGAGAAGTTGGCGGGGTGTCGTTTCCGACGGCCGCACTGTAACCGGGCGAATAAGGCAGGTTGTCAACAGCTTGAGCGAAGCGTCTGTTGACAACCTGCCGCGCCCGGTTTCACTGCGGTCATAGGCGGAACGACCCACGCCAACGGAACGGCTTTATGACCGGGCAGCTGAGATACCGGCGAACCTGGCTGGCGGCTGACGCCAGCCGCCAAGCGCCAGCGCGGAGGGCGAAGCCCGGAGGCCAAGCGGAGCGCGGAGGCCGAAGGCCGGAGGCGTTAGCGGCCGCTGCCCGCGTAAGCGGGGCGAGACGGGAACCGGCTCGATGCGCAGCACAGCAGAGCGGCCCCGAAGGGGTAACGCCCGGAGTCTGCCGCTGTTTATCTCTCGTTCCATCTGAAATCGGCGGTAAGGCCATTAAAAGGGTCAGTTTATCAGGGGGGCGTTAGCCCCCCATGTTGTTAATCATCAGGCAATATCGTCTTTGTAGCAGGCATAACCGAAGCTAAGCTCTGTTTTCATATAGTGGCGGGCAAAGTCCCAGGCATCGTGGCCGAAGTCCTCATAATCTGCCAGGACGATTTCGCGGGCTTTGTGCCATTGCTGTACGGAAGAAAGCGGCAGAACAGGGCAGGGAAGCGACCAGTCAGTGACGGTGTTGCAGATCATATCTGCCAGACGCTCCAGGGAGCCGTAAACCAGCTCTGTGCGCAGATCCGCCACCATGCGTTGTTTACGCAGTGATGCCAGATAATCAATCTCTTTGGTTATATCAGAATTTAAGCGGGTCTGGTAATCCATGATGTACTCCTTTGCGCGCCGATACCGGCAATTTTGCGGGCGACGGTGTTGCCTCCCGATGATTTAATTATCGGTGATTATGTCCTCAAAGTCAATATAAGTACTGAATGTGCATACAAAATTTTATATCTTGCAAAGCGTTCATAGAGTGCCTGAATCGCTTTCTGACAGCCTCAATAAAAAAGGCGGGGATTACCCGCCTTTTTTCTTACAGCTGCTTACGTGGCTTTTTACGCGTCATATACAACGGTATCGCGCAGTCTACCGCGTACAAAAAGCACGCCAGCGCGCCGCAACCGTACAGAAACGCAAGCGGCTTATTATCGAAGTAGCTGAAAACCCCTGTCGCCGCACACAGGCCCAGAACAGAGACGCAGGCGCAGGTGATCTGCACCAGATCCCTGTATCCCGCACGAACGATAAACCAGGGCAGGGCAAGCGCAGCGGCGCTAAAAATTAATGCGAGAGGGACAAAAACGAGATAGTGATACATGTGAACTCCTTGATGGTTGCCGATACCGGCGATTGTTCGGGCGGCGGTATTGCCACCCGATGATTTAATTAGAGGTTTTGCGCGTCCAGGAGATTGACCTGAGCCGGGGTAACGTGAAACTTTTCCCCTTTATGGATCACGTTATGCGGGGCGCTAATTTCATCACTGATAAAGCTAACCGGGTAACGTTTTTTACCGCAAATCCGCTCGCTAAACCACGCCACTTTTGCCGCTGGCCGATCCACTGGATGAACAATCACACCGGCCATGCTGCAACCCGTTGCGGGTTCGTCCAGCGTAATGCTTACCGGGACTGTATCCCGGTAAAAAAACTTAACCGGCGGCACACCTGCCTGCGTAGCGGCTGCGACAACTGCAAGCCCGATAACCGCTATCCGATTAATAAGCATTTTATTCCCCTTACTCATGCTGATATCACCTTGCCAGCTGTTACCAGTTTACGAAATTCGCTTTCATGAATTTCACGCCCATGCTCAAGCGTTGAATACACGTTGCCGATAAGCCAGTTACCAGCCGTTTTTGTCTCGGTATACCACCATGCTTCTGTCAGAGTAAGCAGCGGTTCGCTATCCTCGCCCTTCTCATAGATCCAGATTTTAGTGACGTCTTTACCCGTTTCGTTGCTGCCCTGAATGGTAGGGTCAAAGGTATGTTCAATCTCTATATCGAAGTAACGCTGAAGGAAGTTAGTAAAGTGCATGACGACTCCTGTAAGCGCCGATACCGGCAATTTTTCGGGTGGCGGTGTTGCCTCCCGATGATTTAATTATCGGTGATTACGCCTTTAAAGTCAATACAAGTACGGAATTTATTTACATGTTTTTATGCCCGTCAGGGCATGGAAGGCGACCGCGCCGGACTCCACCGGACACCGGCCGCAAATCGCCGGAAACTGCGGGACTGACCGGAGCAACAGGCCAACCCCCCTTCCTGCTAAGCCATAACCCAGCCCGCCGCCACGCAGCTGCCGCACGTCCCCCACGGGGGTGCGCAGTGGGCGCCGCGCGCCTGCGCGCGGGTACGGCGGCCCGCCTGCGGGTCGCGGCGCCGTACTGCGAGTTAGCGGCCGCCGCGCGGCCGGTTACGGGGGACACCGCACCGTCACGGCCAGCGCCCCACTGAGCTGCACAATCCACGGATAATGCAGGAGACGAATCATGATAGGAGGCTGAAGGGGAAATGAGCGGCAGCAGGGGAAGGGGTTGCCAAGCGGAGCGCGGAGGCCGCAGGCCGGAGGCGTCAGTGGCAGCTGCCCGCGTGAGCGGGGCGAGACGCGTAGCGGCTCGATGCGCAGCACAGCAGAACGGCCCCGGAGGGGTGACGTCCGGGGGTTCGCTTTTAAAGATTTTCGACCACATCAGTAAATCGTAGTGACACCATGAAGCAAAAGTATCGTGCAGACCAGAATCAACAACAGTAACAGCAGACCTTTTTTTCGACGTAATAAAACCGGCCCCAAAGCGCCCGCAAGAAGCACACTCAACACGATTTCCGTTATGCTAATCGTATTCATAATCTCTCACGTTTCCCTTTTTAGAACTCTGCCACACACGGATAAAACCTTATAACAAAGCAACAAAACCCGTTATTCAGACACGGTAATGCCTAGTTTTTTTGCCAGAATTTCAGATGACAAAGAAACCCTTATCGACTTCCCGGTTACAAGGTGAATGATTGTGGCTTCATGCCCTTCAACAGAGTGGGATATTAACTCACGCTGAATGATATGCGTCTCTCCATCATTTCCCGTCACGGCTATTAGGCTCTCTGTAGAACAGGGGTTGATACTACTAATGTTGGTGTTGTTTTCGGTTTTGTTCAGCATCGCTGATCCTCAAATATCGGTTTGTGTTACGTCTGCCGCTTTGCGCTGGATAAGCGACTTAAAGAAATCCGACGCCTTCAGAATATCGCTATCCTGGAAGTCGGGAAATGTCGCTTCTGTCAGCTCCTGCGCCGTACCTGCCCGTATAACGGTTTCATCGCGGATCATCGTTCGCTTAACGCCATCAGCCTGTTTTTTGCTGAAGGAGTGCCGGAAAATAATCGCGTATTGGCCGCCGCTATCCTGATGAACAGAAGTATCCCAGCGATGATTACCCTGTTTACGATAGTGGTGATAGATTTGCTGGCCGTAGCGCTCCTGATCGGAATTACGGTAATCGAACATTAACAGTTCCAAAAGCATTAACCGATCTGGCAATTGCCAGGCGGTAGGGTGTTGAAGTGTCGCTAACATAGTTTCCCCTGAGCGTGACAGTCACGATAAGGCGGGCTTTGCCCGCCTGGTTATCAGTTAATCAATGGCACGATAAATACGATTCTGGCTTTCGTTCTCCAGCGTATTAACGTACTCCCGCAACAGGTGATACCGGTTAGCCATCGTTTCGTTCAGTTCGGCTTTGCCTTCTTCATATGCCAGCCCGCAAAAGTAACTGTAGGCATACAGACAAACAATAATCCCTACTTCGCGCGCGCTGCATTCACCTTCAAAATAGTTAGGTAACGAGAGCCAAAGAGGTTGGGGCGCTTCCATAAAAAACGCGCCATTGCTGGCCTGAAGGTATTCCCAATACCCTCCCTGGTAGTCTTTAGCGTAACGATTCAGAAAGGACTGAATGAAGTGATCTGCGCTGAAGAAAGCGCCACGAAATGCCGCAGGCATGAAGTTCATGCGGGCGTTTTCAGAAATGTAGCGGGCGGTGATTTCGATAGTTTCCATGATACTTCCTCTTTAAGCCGATACCGGCGATGGT from Leclercia sp. LSNIH1 includes the following:
- the ardR gene encoding antirestriction protein ArdAB regulator ArdR, producing the protein MLATLQHPTAWQLPDRLMLLELLMFDYRNSDQERYGQQIYHHYRKQGNHRWDTSVHQDSGGQYAIIFRHSFSKKQADGVKRTMIRDETVIRAGTAQELTEATFPDFQDSDILKASDFFKSLIQRKAADVTQTDI
- the ccgC gene encoding protein CcgC, which encodes MYHYLVFVPLALIFSAAALALPWFIVRAGYRDLVQITCACVSVLGLCAATGVFSYFDNKPLAFLYGCGALACFLYAVDCAIPLYMTRKKPRKQL
- the ccgD gene encoding protein CcgD, yielding MHFTNFLQRYFDIEIEHTFDPTIQGSNETGKDVTKIWIYEKGEDSEPLLTLTEAWWYTETKTAGNWLIGNVYSTLEHGREIHESEFRKLVTAGKVISA
- the ardB gene encoding antirestriction protein ArdB — encoded protein: METIEITARYISENARMNFMPAAFRGAFFSADHFIQSFLNRYAKDYQGGYWEYLQASNGAFFMEAPQPLWLSLPNYFEGECSAREVGIIVCLYAYSYFCGLAYEEGKAELNETMANRYHLLREYVNTLENESQNRIYRAID